The Elusimicrobia bacterium HGW-Elusimicrobia-1 genomic sequence GATTCTTCGCTTCGCTCAGAATGACGCTCGCCAAAGGACTCAGGATGACAAAAAACTCAGGGTGACGGATCCCCGTGTTACTCGCAATGACAATAGCGGTTTCGTCCTCCGCCGCGCCGCCGCCTTTGTCTTTTTCTCTTTACTCTTCACCCTTCCCGCTTCCCGTCTTTTGGCCTCATCCCAAATAACCCACACATCCAAAACCGACTGGCAAAACGGCGTTTTAGTAAACGCTACTTGGTATCCCGAAACCCAAATCCAGCTTGATTGGCAGGGTTCGACATTTACCACGCCCGGCCACTCCCCGTCCGAGATGTGGCTCGCCGGATGGAAGTATCGTCGGAGAATCACGATAAACAACTCCCTCGCTTACGGCCTTAGCGATTATCAGGTCTGGATTCCGACGAGCGCCTTTGGCTCAAACTGGACGCTGATACGCTCATCCGCGCAAACAACAATGGCGGATTTTCGTTTCACACCCTCGACAGCCACAACAACAATACCATACTGGATAGACCCCGACACCACAACCGCCAACTGTCGCGGATTTTGGGTGAAAATCTCTACACTACCCGCTACTTCAGGAACTACGATTTATATGTATTATGGAAACCCAAGCACCGGTGCGCCCACAATCAAAGTAGGAGATGCGGAATTACCCGGATGGAATGCATATATTATAAAACTGGTTCGTGGTGGGAGCGTCGCTGATGGTAACTATTGGATTGATCCGGATGGAGGAAGTACAAGCAATGCCTATCAGATATATTGCGAAATGACAACGGATGGCGGCGGATGGGATATGATTTATACATCCGGACAATATATTGATTTAGATTCTGAAGTCACTCCGACAAGTCCGAATGTTGGAACATATGGGACTGATGGATATAGACGGAAAGCGGGTTTTTTGCCATTTAAGGATGTTATTTTTGTTAATCACAACAATAGCGAAAAGGAGTGGTTCAAAAGAAATAGTGGAACGCAGACAACATTGGAAGAGTTGGCTTATCAATCTGATGCGGGCGACCAATCTATGGGATTATGGACAGCGTATGGTATTTATTCATCAGCCAATTACGAAATGATGGTTAGTGGCATACGCGCACAGGATGATTTTAATCAAGGTTTTATGGCAAGTGGATATGTTACTGGTTATAAAAATGTGAATAGTTGGCAAAGTGATAGCAGTTCAAGATATTGGAGACATCAGGCACAGAATACCGGTTATGCGGGGGTGGCGTGGAATGAAAATGGTCATACAAATGTAACGAATAAACTTGTGAGCGTTGGTTTAAGAGGGACGTTAGTAATGACATCTACTCCCACAATATCGTCCGTCGCCGCCGAAGAAGGCGCGTTTTTCTCAACCGGAACCTATCGCTCCGCCGTCATAGACACCGCCTCAAAAGTCGTTGTCTCAAGCGTTTCGTGGAACCCCTCAACGCAACCTGCTGGAACCGCGCTCGTCGTCGGAATCCGCGTATCGTCTTATCCGTTTTCGATAAACTCATCAACCCCGTCGTGGCTTGCCGTATCAAACGGCCAATCGCTCAACTGGCACGGCCGTTACATTCAATATCAAAGCACATTTACGACGACAAACTCGACGACAACACCCCGCCTTGAAGATATATCAGTAACTTACAGGGTAAAGCCCTGGCAGGAAAAATCAGTAACGAGAACCCCGCCAAATTCTTTCGGTTTCGGCGGGGGAGAAACTTGGGCTTGGCAAGTCCCCGTAAAATCCGGCTCCGCTCTGACGATAACCGCCTACATCCGCTACAACACCGAATACGGCGGCGCGGCGACGAAACCAAAACTTACACTTTCGGGTGCAGGTATTTCTCCGGCGAGCATATCGGCGACATCCTCCGCCGAGAACGCATGGGAACTCTTGACCATAAACGCCGGAACACCGTCGCAAAACGCTACGCTCACTCTTAAAACGGAAGGTTTCTCGACGAATCCCGCCGCAAAGTTTTATATCGACGATATAAATGTTTCGCAGTAGGGACAGGTCGAGACCTGTCCCTACAAAAAACCCGACCCGCCTTTATCGTGTCGTTACCCACACATCCCCGACGTCCAATAATATAATTCGTTATTTTTGCTATAATCCGTTTGAAGCGGGGTAACATAAAAGGGGGAATATCATGACGGTAATAGCCCTGCATAGAATCCTGCGGGACAAACTCACGGATGAGGGAGCGGAAGCTCTTGTAAACTTGCTTGACAAGGTCTCATCAAAATCGGAAGATGCCATGCTGGAACACGCCGAAGAACGTTTCGAAAGACGGCTTTCCGACGTTAAAGCCGATATAATCAAGTGGATGTTTATATTTATCTTCGGACAGTTTTGGGCCATAGTAGGCGTACTTTTTGCGTTCTTCAGGAAGTAATCCCCACACCTTGACACGACGGGTGCTTTTTTATATAATGGCCACGTTGAAAGAAGCCGTCAGAAGTACAGCGGCTCGCCTCAAGCGCCACGTAAGGCGGCAAAGAGGCCCGATATAATATCGGTCGAAAAGTCCGAAAGCTCCCGCGGAATGAAAATCATCCCGCGTATATAAGGGAGCGCAGGACATTCGGGAGATGCCGCGCAAGGCGTCTCCTTTGTTTTTTACCCGGGAGGTAACCCTCAACTAAATGAGTTACGACAGAATTTTTTACAGAATCAATCAGCAGATACGCACCTCTACGGTGCGTTTGGTGGATTTCGACGGAACACAGATAGGCATAGTGCCTATCCAGACGGCGCTTGAAAAAGCTCGGGAACGTTTTCTGGACCTTGTGGAAATAGTTCCCAAGGCGAACCCTCCTGTCTGTAAAATAATGGAGTACGCAAAGTTCAAGTACGAGGAATCCAAGAGAGTAAAGGATTCCAGAAAAAAGCACAAAGGCGGGGAACTTAAAGAAATACGGATGCGCCCGCACATAGGCGATCACGACCTCGACGTCAAACTGCGCCACGCCAGAGAATTCCTCACGGAACACAACAAAGTTCGCGTAAGCATAATATTCTACGGACGCGAAATGACGCACAGAGATCTCGGGTCCGCGCTCTTTGAGAAAATCACACAGCGGCTTTCAGATGTGTCCGAGCCGGCCCCCAGACCCAAAATGCTCGGTAACAGAATGATATTCATAATAGAACCGGCCAAGAACAAGCCGAAAACGAACGCCCCCGCGAAACCGCAGGCGCCGCAAACGCCCGCGCCGCAGCCGGCGCCCGCCGATAAACCGGCGCAGCCCTGAACGGATACTTATAACAATAAAATAGAAGGAGCCCCGAACAATGAGAGTCAAAACAGGCGTAAGCACACGCCAGAGAAAAAAGAAGTATTTTAAGCTCGCCAAAGGTTTTTATTCCGACAAATCCAGAAAGTGGCGCCAGGTCAAACAGCAGGTGGAGCGCGCCCTCAGAACGTCCTATGTGGGACGGAAAAAGAGAAAAAGAGAATTCCGCTCGCTCTGGATAATGAGAGTCAACGCCGCGTCCCGCGAAATGGGCATAAGTTACAGCCGTTTCATGCACGGTCTGCGTCTTGCCGGAATAGGCGTCGACAGAAAACAACTTTCCGAGATAGCCCTCGGAGACCCCAAACTCTTCAAGGCGATAGTAGAAGCGGCGCAAAAAGCGCTCGCCGCGGAACCACCTAAAGCGCCCGAGGCCGTCTCCAAACAGTAAATGAGCCACGCGCGTAAAATACTTTTCTTTTTCGCCGCCTCGATTGCCGTCGGCGGAGCGATATTGAGCATGCCTTTCGTCAGGCATGTCCCCTGTCAGCCCGCTGTCGGCGGAAGCAGCGCCTGGCTCACGGGATTTTTTACCGCGGCCTCGGCGATTTGCGTTACCGGCTTGAGCGTGGTGAACATCAACGAGTATTTCAACCTCGGCGGACAGCTGGTCATACTTGTTCTTATACAAATAGGAGCTCTCGGATACGTAACTTTCGCCACGGCGTCCGGAATGATACTGGGGAAAATCCAGATTCGCGAACGGCTGGCGATTAAAGAAGTCGTGGACCCATACAGTTTCGAGGGTCTTCTGGCCTTGCTTAAACGCATCATAAAAATGGCCATTGTAATAGAACTCGCCGGAGCCGTGGTGTTAAGCTCCCTGTTTCTCCGGTATTTTCCGCCGCTCAAGGCCGTCTACTACGGAGTATTCCACGCCGTGTCCGCCTTCGCTAACGCGGGGTTTTCGCTGTTTCCGTCGAGCTTTGAGTTCTTTTCGCGCGACTACGGCATAATGGCCGTGCTCTGCGCGCTGATACTTTCCGGAGGAATAGGTTTTCTTGTCCTGGCGGAACTTCTGGATTTTCGCCGCATTAAGGGGCTCACGCTTCACGCAAAAATGGCATTGATAGTATCGGGCGTTCTGCTTGTAGCCGGCACCGCGGCCGTCTTAATCTTTGAGAGCTCAAACCCGGACACGTTCGGCGGACGGGGAATTATTGAAAAAATCGGAAATGCCGTTTTTCTTTCGGTCACGGCGCGCACGGCCGGTTTTAACACCATCAAGACGGCCATGCTGTCTCCTTCGACCCTGTTTTTTCTTATGATGCTTATGTTCGTGGGGGCGTCGCCCGGTGGAACCGGCGGCGGAATAAAAACCACTACTTTCGGCTCCGCGATTCTTTGGGCGTTCGCTTTTATCCGCGGCAAAGAAGATGTCAACGTTTTCGGACGGAAAATTCCTCACGAGCAGGTAAGAAAATCAGGCGCGTACGTAATGATGGGACTTGCCACGCTGCTGGTTTCATATCTGGTGTTTTCTTTCGTGGAACCGGCTCTGGAACCGCTGGAGCCGCTGGAAGGAATGTTTGAGGTCGTCTCGGCTTTCGGCACGGTGGGTTTAAGCACCGGAATCACGCCTTACCTCGGCGGAGGCGCCAAAATTATTCTCATTTTTACTATGATAACGGGCAGAATCGGCCCGCTGACTCTGGCTATGTCGGCCATAACCAGACGGGAAAAAGATCTCATACAGTATCCGGAGGAACGCATTGTAATAGGTTGAAAACTATGAACACTGACAAACAGTATTTCATCGTAGGATTGGGCACTTTCGGAATGAGTTTGGCAAAATCTCTGACCGACAGAAACGCGCAGGTTTTGGCCATAGACATAAACAAGGAAAGGGTGGACGAAGCGTCGTCGCAGGGCGTAAATGCCGTAGTAGCCGACGCCACCGAGGAAAAAATATTAAAAAAACTCGGACTCGACGATTTCGACGTGGGCGTCGTGGCCATAGGCGAGAACCTGGAAGCCAGCATACTGACCACGCTGCTTCTTAAGGACATGGGCATAAAGCACATAATCGTCAAGAGTATGAGCCCGCATCACTCGCGCATCGCCGGCAAAGTCGGAGCCGACAGGGTTATTTATCCGGAATCGGATATGGCCGTAAAACTCGCCGACGCAATGCTTATGCCTTCCATAATAGAAGAAATAGAACTCTCCAAGGAGTATAATCTTGTCGAGATAGTCCTGCCAAAAGTTTTTTTCGACAAGACCCTGGCGGAGAGCAAACTCAAAGAAAATTTCAATCTTACCCTGATCGCCATACGCAGAAAAGAGACGGTAATATCCGAGGACGGCGCGACGGATATAAAAGAAGAAATGCTCGTTTCTCCCGACTCGCGCGAGGCCTTGCAGGAAGGCGACGTGATACTTGTGGTCGGCAAAGAGGCGGACACACAGAAATTACGACAACTTTCGGAAAAATAATCAGAGGATTATCGGATAAACTATGACAAAGAAAAAAGACAAAGGCCCTCTCGACGAAGTGCTCGAGATGAGCGCCTTTTATATGATGAACAAAAGATACGACAAGGCCGTGGAGGTCTTGAAGTCGGCGCTACTGCAAAATCCCGACGACGCCGAACTTAACTACAATCTCGGACTCAACTACGAGGTTCTTAACAAAACCGAAGAAGCCATAGAGATGTTTCAGAAAGCCCTGGCGGCCAACCCCTCGCACAAACACGCATCCGAGCATCTCTCCAAACTTATGGAAATACGATAATGCCGCAAACGCAAGAAATCATAAAATCGCTCGAAAAGATAAAATCCGAATATTCCGCCGGCGCGGATCGGGCTAAATCAGCCGCCGAACTCGCCGACTGGAAAGCCCGATATCTCGGCAAAAAAGGGGAACTCGCCGCCATAATGTCATCGCTGGGCGGCCTCTCCGTCGACGACAAAAAAATCGCCGGTCGTCTCGCCAACGAAATCAAAACCGCCGTCGAGGAAATCTACGAAAAAAGCATACGCTCCATCCACGAATCCGAATATATCGCCCGCCTTGGCGCCGTCTCGGATCTGACTCTGCCGTCTGTCGGCGTGCCCCGCGGCCGGACTCATCCTCTCAGCGACACCATGGAAGAAATATCGTCAATATTCGTTTCGCTCGGCTTCGCCGTCGCCGACGGCCCCGAAATAGAGGACGACTATCACAATTTCGCGGCGCTTAATTTTCCGGACTCTCATCCGGCCAAAGAAATGCAGGACACTTTTTACGTGTCGTCGGAAGGCGCCGAAAAACTGCTCCGCACGCACACCTCGCCCGTGCAGATAAGGTCGATGAAAGGCGGAACGCCGCCGTTTAAGTTCATAGCGCCCGGCCGCGTTTACCGTCACGAAGCCGTCGACGCCACCCACTCTTACGTCTTTCATCAGGTCGAAGGTTTCTGCGTCGATAAAAAAACGAATCTCGCCGACCTTAAAACTGTGCTCGAAACATTTATAGAAAAATTCTTCGGCAAAAAATCTTCCGTAAGATTCCGCCCCAGCTACTTTCCGTTCACGGAGCCGTCCGTCGAGGTCGACGTTGAATGCCTCGTATGTTCCGGCGCGGGTTGCAAGGCGTGCAAGAACTCCGGCTTCATAGAACTTCTCGGCGCCGGAATGATACACCCGAACGTTCTTTCAAATTGCGGACTCGACCCCAACGTCTGGCAGGGCTACGCTTTCGGCATAGGCGTGGAACGATTCGCCATGCAAAAGTACGGTGTGGACGATATGCGTCTTTTTTACAAAAACGAAATGCGGTTTCTCAGACAATTTTAATACAAATGCGAATATTTGAAAAATCCCCTTTTAATTCCCCCTTAGAAAAGGGGGCGAGGGGGGTTGTGTTTTCCTCGGCGATTTTACAACCCCCGTACCCCCTTTGTTAAGGGGGAATTTACTATTGTCCGACGCCGCGTCTTCCCATAAAAATATGCTTCTTTCATACGAGTGGCTTAAAGAATTTATCGAACTTAAAGAAACGCCCGAAGAAATCGCGCGCATACTTACGACGCTGGGTTTTGAATCTGCCGTCCGGCCGGCCAACTCCGGATTTTCGGGAATCGTCGCGGCGAAAGTCGTCTCCAAAGTTCCGCATCCCGCGGCCGATAAACTTTCGCTCTGCGAGGTCTCCGACGGCGCGGCGACGTACAAAGTCGTCTGCGGCGCGCCAAACGTGGAAGCGGGGCAGATTGTGCCTCTGGCCAAAATCGGCGCGACGGTGGGCGGCGTCAAAATAAAAAAAGCAAAACTCCGCGGCGTGGAATCCGAGGGAATGATATGCTCCGAAAGGGAACTCGGCATCGCCGACGCGTCCGAAGGCATAATGACGCTCTCGTCCGCCGAAGCCGGACGTCTCGGCAGGGATTTCGCCGAACTTTATCCTCCCGATTTCATAATCGAAGTCGAAACGCTCCCCAACCGGCCCGATATCCTGTCGCACTACGGCGTGGCTATGGAACTCTCGGCCAAGCTGAACCGCCCCGTTAAACCCCCCGCCGCCGCCGGCGACAAAATCAGGCCCGACGGCCTCCTTGCCGACGTTGAACCGACACTGCTTGCGGGCAATACGCCCGGGTGCGAATCTTATACCGCCGTCGCCCTCGACGATGTCGCCGTGGCCGAATCGCCCGA encodes the following:
- a CDS encoding Trk family potassium uptake protein translates to MSHARKILFFFAASIAVGGAILSMPFVRHVPCQPAVGGSSAWLTGFFTAASAICVTGLSVVNINEYFNLGGQLVILVLIQIGALGYVTFATASGMILGKIQIRERLAIKEVVDPYSFEGLLALLKRIIKMAIVIELAGAVVLSSLFLRYFPPLKAVYYGVFHAVSAFANAGFSLFPSSFEFFSRDYGIMAVLCALILSGGIGFLVLAELLDFRRIKGLTLHAKMALIVSGVLLVAGTAAVLIFESSNPDTFGGRGIIEKIGNAVFLSVTARTAGFNTIKTAMLSPSTLFFLMMLMFVGASPGGTGGGIKTTTFGSAILWAFAFIRGKEDVNVFGRKIPHEQVRKSGAYVMMGLATLLVSYLVFSFVEPALEPLEPLEGMFEVVSAFGTVGLSTGITPYLGGGAKIILIFTMITGRIGPLTLAMSAITRREKDLIQYPEERIVIG
- a CDS encoding phenylalanine--tRNA ligase subunit alpha, whose amino-acid sequence is MPQTQEIIKSLEKIKSEYSAGADRAKSAAELADWKARYLGKKGELAAIMSSLGGLSVDDKKIAGRLANEIKTAVEEIYEKSIRSIHESEYIARLGAVSDLTLPSVGVPRGRTHPLSDTMEEISSIFVSLGFAVADGPEIEDDYHNFAALNFPDSHPAKEMQDTFYVSSEGAEKLLRTHTSPVQIRSMKGGTPPFKFIAPGRVYRHEAVDATHSYVFHQVEGFCVDKKTNLADLKTVLETFIEKFFGKKSSVRFRPSYFPFTEPSVEVDVECLVCSGAGCKACKNSGFIELLGAGMIHPNVLSNCGLDPNVWQGYAFGIGVERFAMQKYGVDDMRLFYKNEMRFLRQF
- a CDS encoding potassium uptake system protein, producing MNTDKQYFIVGLGTFGMSLAKSLTDRNAQVLAIDINKERVDEASSQGVNAVVADATEEKILKKLGLDDFDVGVVAIGENLEASILTTLLLKDMGIKHIIVKSMSPHHSRIAGKVGADRVIYPESDMAVKLADAMLMPSIIEEIELSKEYNLVEIVLPKVFFDKTLAESKLKENFNLTLIAIRRKETVISEDGATDIKEEMLVSPDSREALQEGDVILVVGKEADTQKLRQLSEK
- a CDS encoding 50S ribosomal protein L20, whose protein sequence is MRVKTGVSTRQRKKKYFKLAKGFYSDKSRKWRQVKQQVERALRTSYVGRKKRKREFRSLWIMRVNAASREMGISYSRFMHGLRLAGIGVDRKQLSEIALGDPKLFKAIVEAAQKALAAEPPKAPEAVSKQ
- a CDS encoding translation initiation factor IF-3, which translates into the protein MSYDRIFYRINQQIRTSTVRLVDFDGTQIGIVPIQTALEKARERFLDLVEIVPKANPPVCKIMEYAKFKYEESKRVKDSRKKHKGGELKEIRMRPHIGDHDLDVKLRHAREFLTEHNKVRVSIIFYGREMTHRDLGSALFEKITQRLSDVSEPAPRPKMLGNRMIFIIEPAKNKPKTNAPAKPQAPQTPAPQPAPADKPAQP